The Triticum aestivum cultivar Chinese Spring chromosome 3A, IWGSC CS RefSeq v2.1, whole genome shotgun sequence genome includes a region encoding these proteins:
- the LOC123059220 gene encoding putative glutaredoxin-C2, which produces MAERVTKLASQRAVVIFGVSNCCMCHAVKTLFTELGVSWVVHELDKDPRGKDVERALAGMVGRSPPVPAVFIGGRLVGPTDKVMTLHLSGQLVPLLRQAGALWL; this is translated from the coding sequence ATGGCGGAAAGAGTGACGAAGCTGGCGTCGCAGCGGGCGGTGGTGATCTTCGGGGTGAGCAACTGCTGCATGTGCCACGCGGTGAAGACGCTCTTCACGGAGCTGGGCGTGAGCTGGGTGGTGCACGAGCTGGACAAGGACCCCCGCGGGAAGGACGTCGAGAGGGCGCTCGCCGGCATGGTCGGACGGAGCCCGCCCGTGCCTGCGGTCTTCATCGGCGGCAGGCTCGTCGGCCCCACCGACAAGGTCATGACGCTGCACCTCAGTGGCCAGCTGGTGCCGCTCCTCCGCCAGGCCGGCGCCCTTTGGCTCTGA